In Paenibacillus sp. J23TS9, a single genomic region encodes these proteins:
- a CDS encoding Gfo/Idh/MocA family protein yields MNNEGNRLRVGVLGCGPISQFAHFEACRRAKNADLYAFCDVAEDLLERMSAIHQPTKSYSDYDLMLGDPDVDAVIIGIADQFHVQAAMKAIAAGKHVLVEKPLGITVEECEELRAVASRTGLTVQIGNMKRFDPGIAYAKRFVTDEMGEMLALKAWYCDSTYRYTVTDNVQPLAILSPNAMRPEGNPKLDKQRYYMLTHGSHLVDTARFLGGEIVSVKTWNTQKFGAYCWFVTAEFASGAIGHLDLTVAVRMDWHEGFQIYGEHGSVVAKTFNPWLFKATDVEVFSTRDGCYHRPLGEDAHFYKLQVEGFADTILHKAPMQGAGLDDGIAAMRTMVAIARSAESGEAVRIDDASGGL; encoded by the coding sequence ATGAATAACGAGGGCAATCGACTGAGAGTAGGCGTGCTAGGCTGCGGTCCGATTTCGCAGTTTGCTCATTTTGAAGCTTGTAGAAGAGCAAAAAATGCCGATCTATACGCTTTTTGTGATGTAGCCGAAGATCTGCTTGAACGAATGTCTGCTATTCACCAGCCGACCAAGTCCTATAGCGACTATGATCTGATGCTGGGAGATCCGGATGTTGATGCGGTCATTATTGGAATTGCCGATCAGTTTCATGTGCAGGCTGCTATGAAGGCAATTGCAGCAGGTAAGCATGTGCTGGTCGAGAAGCCGCTTGGTATCACGGTTGAGGAATGTGAAGAACTTCGTGCGGTGGCGAGTCGAACGGGCTTAACGGTCCAGATCGGAAACATGAAAAGATTTGATCCGGGCATCGCCTATGCGAAGCGCTTCGTGACGGATGAGATGGGTGAAATGCTGGCACTGAAAGCATGGTATTGCGATTCGACTTACAGGTATACCGTCACTGATAATGTACAGCCGCTTGCGATTCTAAGTCCGAATGCCATGAGACCTGAAGGAAACCCGAAGCTCGATAAACAGCGATATTATATGCTGACTCACGGCAGTCATTTGGTGGATACGGCAAGATTTCTTGGCGGAGAAATAGTCAGTGTGAAGACATGGAATACTCAAAAGTTCGGTGCGTACTGCTGGTTTGTAACAGCGGAATTTGCCAGCGGTGCAATCGGGCATCTGGATCTGACCGTAGCGGTGCGGATGGACTGGCATGAGGGCTTTCAGATCTATGGGGAACATGGAAGCGTTGTTGCCAAAACCTTTAATCCATGGCTGTTTAAAGCCACGGATGTAGAAGTGTTTTCAACGCGGGATGGCTGTTATCACCGTCCATTGGGGGAGGATGCCCATTTTTATAAGCTGCAGGTAGAAGGCTTTGCGGATACGATTTTACATAAAGCACCCATGCAAGGGGCCGGGTTGGATGACGGAATTGCCGCAATGCGAACGATGGTGGCCATTGCCAGATCCGCAGAAAGCGGTGAAGCTGTAAGGATAGATGATGCGAGCGGAGGATTATGA
- a CDS encoding sugar phosphate isomerase/epimerase: MITPGIFCKTFGRPSLEQTLDAVKSYGLDIIQLNLVCAGLISMPEQIDLEAAYRIRLASQERGISIAAVSGTFNMIHPDVRVRQEGLKRLGYLAAMSHEMGVSTITLCSGTRNPEDMWKAHPDNDSDEAWQDLIRGMKEALIIAEAYDIVLAFEPEKSNVIDCAAKGMRLIDTLESSRLKVVMDGANLFGSGESDRMKEILEEAFDLLGKHIVIAHAKDFAEGEEVEFLAAGTGSLNYDMYLSLLRKHSFDGPLILHGLHETQVAPSLQFIREKIKCDGSY, encoded by the coding sequence ATGATTACACCGGGCATCTTTTGCAAAACCTTTGGTCGTCCTTCTCTTGAACAAACGCTGGATGCCGTGAAATCTTATGGACTGGATATTATCCAATTAAATCTTGTATGCGCGGGGCTTATCTCCATGCCGGAACAGATCGATTTGGAAGCGGCTTACCGAATCCGGTTGGCTTCACAGGAGCGGGGAATCAGCATCGCCGCCGTCTCTGGAACCTTTAATATGATTCATCCCGATGTTCGCGTCCGGCAGGAAGGTTTGAAGCGTCTGGGTTATCTTGCGGCCATGAGCCATGAGATGGGGGTATCTACGATCACGCTGTGTAGCGGCACCAGGAATCCGGAAGACATGTGGAAAGCCCATCCGGATAATGATTCTGATGAGGCATGGCAGGATTTGATCCGAGGTATGAAGGAAGCGCTAATCATAGCGGAAGCTTATGACATTGTGCTGGCTTTCGAACCGGAAAAATCCAATGTGATTGATTGTGCAGCAAAAGGAATGCGGCTTATCGATACCTTGGAGTCTTCTCGGCTGAAAGTTGTGATGGATGGAGCCAATTTATTCGGATCCGGAGAGTCGGACAGGATGAAGGAAATACTCGAGGAGGCCTTCGATCTGCTTGGGAAGCATATCGTGATTGCACATGCGAAGGATTTTGCGGAAGGGGAAGAAGTCGAATTTCTGGCAGCAGGAACGGGGAGTCTGAATTATGATATGTACCTTTCGTTACTGCGCAAGCATTCCTTTGATGGACCATTGATTCTTCACGGACTTCATGAAACCCAGGTGGCCCCAAGTTTGCAATTTATCCGAGAAAAAATAAAATGTGATGGATCTTATTGA
- a CDS encoding metal-sensitive transcriptional regulator, translated as MEQNADTCAGDHSERKSHHSDKVKNSLISRLNRIEGQVRGIKGLIEKDTYCDDVLNQIASVQSALNGVGKLLLEHHMKSCVVQRIQEGDQEVLTELMTTMNKLIK; from the coding sequence ATGGAACAGAACGCAGACACATGCGCTGGTGACCACTCGGAACGGAAGAGCCATCATTCAGATAAGGTTAAAAACAGCCTGATCAGCCGATTGAACCGCATTGAAGGACAAGTGCGCGGCATTAAGGGACTGATCGAGAAGGATACGTATTGTGATGATGTGCTAAACCAGATTGCCTCCGTACAATCCGCATTGAACGGTGTCGGAAAATTGCTGCTGGAGCATCATATGAAAAGCTGTGTGGTGCAACGGATCCAGGAAGGGGATCAGGAAGTGCTGACGGAACTCATGACCACGATGAACAAATTGATCAAGTAA
- a CDS encoding class I SAM-dependent methyltransferase has translation MTNEIIHSIVDCMAAGKEMSDIQKIQTAHRIMLAEFWGIHEGAKVLEIGCGQGDTTAVLAYFAGESGFVHGIDIGPPDYGAPITLGDSAKHLMKSPLGKRIQMEFEMDVLSPDIDFPEHAFDFVVFSHCSWYLRSSEELMDILKRVKSWGRQLCFAEWDTRIERIEQYPHLLSILIQAQYEAFKKVSESNVRTLFTSADIQHGVSQAGWTTLKEQSLMAAELQDGEWEVKKVLLDAEVELNALQHMPIKSKDLIRSQIMMLKQSIEMHPIMPLSVYAFTAI, from the coding sequence ATGACGAACGAGATCATTCATTCCATCGTGGATTGTATGGCTGCAGGTAAGGAAATGTCCGATATTCAAAAGATTCAAACGGCTCACCGGATCATGCTTGCGGAATTCTGGGGGATTCATGAAGGTGCCAAAGTACTTGAAATCGGATGTGGTCAAGGTGATACAACAGCTGTCTTGGCCTATTTTGCGGGTGAATCCGGCTTTGTTCATGGTATAGATATCGGTCCTCCCGATTACGGTGCTCCGATCACACTCGGCGATTCCGCTAAGCACTTAATGAAATCACCATTAGGAAAACGAATTCAAATGGAGTTCGAGATGGATGTATTATCGCCGGATATCGATTTTCCCGAGCATGCCTTTGATTTTGTGGTCTTCTCCCACTGCTCCTGGTACCTTCGCTCATCCGAAGAGCTTATGGATATTCTTAAGAGAGTGAAAAGCTGGGGCAGACAATTATGCTTCGCAGAATGGGATACGCGGATTGAGAGAATTGAACAGTATCCTCATTTATTGTCGATACTTATCCAGGCACAGTATGAAGCTTTTAAAAAAGTCAGTGAATCGAATGTACGTACGCTGTTCACATCAGCTGATATTCAGCACGGTGTCAGTCAAGCGGGCTGGACAACCCTCAAAGAGCAGTCTCTGATGGCAGCAGAACTTCAGGATGGCGAATGGGAAGTGAAAAAGGTTCTGCTTGATGCCGAAGTGGAATTGAATGCACTACAGCATATGCCAATCAAAAGCAAAGATCTCATTCGATCTCAGATCATGATGCTGAAGCAATCCATTGAAATGCATCCAATTATGCCGCTTTCTGTTTATGCCTTCACCGCCATTTGA
- a CDS encoding heavy metal translocating P-type ATPase has translation METTIAKDKKQTILQITGMTCAACANRIEKGLNKMEGVHSANVNFALERASVSYDTNKVKDSDLEATIKKLGYDTAKEVMHFKLEGMTCAACANRIEKGLSKLQGVSNASVNFAMETATVEFAPGEVSVADMQNKVKQLGYKAVTAEEKEDLKDSRDQGIRRQKRKLLISAILSFPLLWAMVAHFSFTSWIYLPDLFMNPWFQLILATPVQFYIGKPFYVGAYKALRNGSANMDVLVSLGTSAAYLYSLYLTVDWFAKGGEMHHGPSMYYETSAILITLVIMGKLFESLAKGRTSEAIKSLMGLQAKTARVIRDGQELTLPVEEVITGDIVMIRPGEKVPVDGDVLEGVSAIDESMLTGESLPVEKKAGDTVIGATLNKNGVLRIKATKVGKETALAQIIKIVEEAQGSKAPIQRVADVISGIFVPIVVGIAVAAFLVWYFFVTPGDFADALEKSIAILVIACPCALGLATPTSIMAGSGRAAELGILFKGGEHLEQTHKIDAIILDKTGTVTKGKPELTDIITDGDIQEFLKLVGAAEKNSEHPLAEAIVEGILDRNISLPETELFTAIPGYGIKAVVEGKELLVGTRRLMEKHGVNAAHAYEVMTSLEEAGKTAMLAAINNEYAGMVAVADTIKETSKEAVDRLKNMGIQVIMITGDNERTAKAIAAQVGIDHVLAEVLPEGKAEEVKKLQALGKKVAMVGDGINDAPALATADIGMAIGTGTDVAMEAADVTLMRGDLSSIPDAIYMSRKTMGNIKQNLFWALGYNTLGIPIAALGLLAPWIAGAAMALSSVSVVLNALRLQRVKIRQ, from the coding sequence GTGGAAACAACCATTGCCAAAGATAAAAAGCAAACGATATTGCAAATCACCGGTATGACCTGCGCAGCTTGCGCGAACCGGATTGAAAAGGGTTTGAATAAAATGGAAGGCGTGCATTCCGCCAACGTGAATTTCGCCTTGGAAAGAGCCAGTGTATCCTATGATACGAATAAGGTGAAGGATAGTGACCTCGAAGCCACAATTAAGAAGCTCGGCTATGATACCGCCAAGGAAGTAATGCACTTCAAGCTTGAAGGCATGACCTGCGCAGCCTGCGCTAACCGGATTGAAAAAGGCCTGAGCAAGCTGCAGGGCGTATCCAATGCTTCTGTCAATTTTGCAATGGAAACCGCGACAGTAGAATTTGCTCCAGGTGAGGTCTCGGTAGCGGATATGCAAAATAAAGTGAAGCAGCTTGGTTATAAAGCAGTCACCGCAGAGGAGAAAGAGGACCTGAAGGACAGCCGGGATCAGGGAATAAGAAGGCAGAAACGAAAGCTGCTCATTTCGGCCATTCTCTCCTTCCCATTATTGTGGGCTATGGTAGCACATTTCTCCTTTACTTCCTGGATTTATCTGCCTGATCTTTTTATGAATCCATGGTTTCAACTGATTCTGGCAACTCCGGTACAGTTCTATATCGGAAAGCCATTCTATGTGGGAGCTTATAAGGCACTTCGGAACGGCAGCGCGAATATGGATGTGCTGGTATCACTTGGAACTTCGGCCGCATACTTGTACAGCTTGTACCTCACAGTGGATTGGTTTGCTAAGGGAGGCGAAATGCATCACGGACCTTCCATGTACTATGAGACCAGCGCCATTCTGATTACACTAGTGATCATGGGGAAGCTGTTTGAGTCGCTCGCCAAAGGCCGGACATCGGAGGCCATTAAATCACTAATGGGACTTCAAGCGAAAACAGCACGTGTCATTCGTGATGGTCAGGAGCTGACATTACCCGTTGAAGAGGTAATCACCGGAGATATTGTGATGATCCGTCCCGGTGAAAAGGTACCCGTGGATGGCGATGTACTGGAGGGCGTATCGGCAATCGATGAATCTATGCTGACCGGTGAAAGCCTACCGGTGGAGAAGAAAGCCGGGGATACAGTCATCGGAGCTACCCTGAATAAAAACGGTGTCTTGCGAATTAAGGCAACCAAGGTTGGCAAAGAGACAGCACTTGCTCAGATTATAAAAATCGTAGAGGAAGCACAAGGCTCCAAAGCACCAATTCAGCGGGTAGCTGATGTAATCTCCGGTATCTTCGTTCCCATTGTTGTCGGTATTGCAGTAGCTGCTTTCCTTGTATGGTATTTCTTTGTCACACCAGGGGACTTTGCTGACGCATTGGAGAAGTCCATAGCTATCCTGGTCATCGCATGTCCTTGTGCGCTGGGTCTGGCTACACCTACATCAATCATGGCCGGATCCGGACGTGCAGCGGAGCTTGGCATCCTCTTCAAGGGCGGCGAGCATTTGGAGCAAACGCATAAAATTGATGCGATCATCCTTGATAAAACAGGCACAGTTACAAAAGGCAAACCGGAATTGACAGATATCATCACAGACGGCGATATACAAGAATTTCTCAAACTGGTTGGAGCCGCAGAGAAAAACTCGGAGCATCCACTTGCCGAGGCTATTGTGGAGGGGATTCTGGATCGCAATATCTCTCTGCCGGAAACCGAATTGTTCACAGCCATCCCGGGGTACGGCATAAAAGCGGTCGTAGAAGGCAAGGAACTGCTGGTTGGTACACGCAGATTAATGGAAAAACACGGCGTAAACGCTGCCCATGCATACGAAGTAATGACTAGCCTGGAGGAAGCTGGGAAGACTGCCATGTTGGCCGCAATCAACAATGAGTATGCCGGCATGGTAGCAGTTGCGGACACGATAAAAGAAACATCCAAGGAAGCGGTTGACCGGTTGAAAAACATGGGGATTCAGGTCATTATGATCACCGGTGATAATGAACGCACGGCAAAAGCTATTGCCGCACAAGTGGGTATTGATCATGTCCTTGCCGAGGTTCTTCCGGAAGGAAAGGCCGAGGAAGTGAAGAAACTTCAGGCATTAGGCAAAAAGGTGGCGATGGTCGGTGACGGCATCAATGATGCGCCTGCTCTTGCTACTGCCGATATCGGAATGGCCATCGGTACAGGTACGGATGTCGCGATGGAAGCCGCAGATGTTACGCTGATGCGCGGGGACCTTTCGAGCATTCCGGATGCGATTTATATGAGCCGTAAAACGATGGGGAATATCAAGCAGAATTTGTTCTGGGCTCTTGGATACAACACACTGGGTATTCCGATTGCGGCACTCGGGCTGCTCGCTCCATGGATCGCAGGTGCCGCGATGGCACTTAGCTCGGTTTCAGTTGTACTGAATGCCCTGCGGCTGCAGCGGGTTAAGATACGCCAATAA